One genomic window of Micromonospora sp. WMMD1128 includes the following:
- a CDS encoding glycosyl hydrolase family 18 protein, which translates to MRLGRLITAVLGGGALLAATVALPAASGGATARGALVACDAPAWAEGVTWTAGSRASYAGRLYQALVTHTPPVGAGWNPAAVPALWTDLGACTGGGTPSPSPTTRPPSPTPTASPSPTRTPTPTPTATGGGTCALKSRPGGKVLQGYWENWDGAANGVHPGLGWIPITDARITGHGYNVVTAAFPVIRADGTVLWEDGMDAGVKVPTPAQVCQAKAAGLTVLLSIGGAAAGIDLSSATVADRFVATVVPILKRHNFDGIDIDIETGLTGSGNINQLSPSQANLIRIIDGVLAQMPAGFGLTMAPETAYVTGGSVTYGSIWGAYLPIVKKYADNGRLWWLNMQYYNGSMYGCAGASYPAGTVQGFTVQTQCLNNGLSVQGTTIRVPYDKQVPGLPAQPGAGGGYLNPSSVGQAYRSVPGLKGLMTWSINWDGSKGWTFGDNVRALQGR; encoded by the coding sequence ATGCGACTCGGACGTCTGATCACCGCTGTGCTCGGCGGCGGCGCGCTGCTCGCCGCCACCGTCGCCCTGCCGGCCGCCAGCGGCGGGGCGACCGCGCGCGGCGCGCTCGTGGCGTGCGACGCGCCAGCCTGGGCCGAGGGCGTCACCTGGACCGCCGGCAGCCGGGCCAGCTACGCCGGCCGGCTCTACCAGGCGTTGGTGACGCACACCCCGCCGGTCGGCGCGGGCTGGAACCCGGCCGCCGTACCGGCGCTCTGGACCGACCTCGGCGCCTGCACCGGCGGCGGCACGCCGTCACCCAGCCCCACCACCCGGCCGCCGTCACCCACCCCCACCGCGTCCCCCTCCCCCACCCGGACGCCCACGCCGACCCCGACCGCCACCGGCGGTGGCACCTGCGCGCTGAAGTCCCGGCCCGGCGGGAAGGTGCTCCAGGGCTACTGGGAGAACTGGGACGGCGCGGCCAACGGCGTGCACCCCGGGCTCGGTTGGATCCCGATCACCGACGCCCGGATCACCGGGCACGGCTACAACGTCGTCACCGCCGCGTTCCCGGTCATCCGCGCCGACGGCACCGTGCTGTGGGAGGACGGCATGGACGCCGGCGTCAAGGTGCCCACCCCGGCGCAGGTGTGCCAGGCCAAGGCCGCCGGGCTGACCGTGCTGCTGTCCATCGGCGGCGCCGCCGCCGGCATCGACCTCAGCTCCGCCACGGTCGCCGACCGGTTCGTCGCCACCGTCGTGCCGATCCTCAAGCGGCACAACTTCGACGGCATCGACATCGACATCGAGACCGGGCTCACCGGCAGCGGGAACATCAACCAGCTCTCGCCGTCGCAGGCCAACCTGATCCGGATCATCGACGGGGTGCTGGCCCAGATGCCGGCCGGTTTCGGGCTCACCATGGCGCCGGAGACCGCGTACGTCACCGGCGGCAGCGTCACCTACGGCTCGATCTGGGGCGCCTACCTGCCGATCGTCAAGAAGTACGCCGACAACGGCCGGCTCTGGTGGCTGAACATGCAGTACTACAACGGCTCGATGTACGGCTGCGCCGGCGCCTCGTACCCGGCCGGCACGGTGCAGGGCTTCACGGTGCAGACGCAGTGCCTGAACAACGGGCTCAGCGTCCAGGGCACCACGATCCGCGTCCCCTACGACAAGCAGGTCCCCGGCCTGCCGGCACAGCCCGGCGCGGGCGGCGGATACCTGAACCCGTCGTCGGTGGGCCAGGCGTACCGCTCCGTCCCCGGCCTCAAGGGGCTGATGACCTGGTCGATCAACTGGGACGGGTCGAAGGGTTGGACGTTCGGCGACAACGTCCGCGCGCTCCAGGGCCGCTGA
- the sthA gene encoding Si-specific NAD(P)(+) transhydrogenase translates to MYDYDLLVLGSGPSGQKAAIAAAKLGRRVAIVDRRDMLGGVCINTGTVPSKTLREAVLYLTGLSQRDLYGSSYRVKEDITVADLAARTQHVITRQTDVIRNQLARNRIAMITGTGRFADPHAVWVDAGSGRETRVSFDKAVIAAGTRPARPDSVDFDDRTIVDSDGVINLQAVPRSMVVVGAGVIGMEYASMFAALGTKVTVVERRDGMLDFCDDEIVESLKYHLRDLSVTFRFGEEVAAVEKHRTAALCVLRSGKKIVADTVMYSAGRQGQTDDLALEAAGLTADHRGRIEVDANYRTAVDTIYAVGDVIGFPALASTSMEQGRLAAQHACGEPARTMSELQPIGIYTIPEISFVGKTEDELTEASTPFEVGIARYRELARGQIVGDSYGMLKLLVSPDDGRLLGVHVFGTGATEIVHIGQAVMGCGGTVDYLLDAVFNYPTLAEAYKVAALDAANKIRNITRIDG, encoded by the coding sequence GTGTACGACTACGACCTACTGGTGCTGGGATCAGGACCGAGTGGACAGAAGGCGGCCATCGCCGCGGCCAAACTGGGACGACGGGTGGCCATCGTCGACCGCCGCGACATGCTCGGCGGGGTGTGCATCAACACCGGCACCGTGCCGTCCAAGACGCTGCGCGAGGCCGTCCTCTACCTGACCGGGCTGAGCCAGCGTGACCTCTACGGCAGCAGCTACCGGGTCAAGGAGGACATCACGGTCGCCGACCTGGCCGCCCGCACCCAGCACGTGATCACCCGGCAGACCGACGTCATCCGCAACCAGCTGGCCCGCAACCGGATCGCGATGATCACCGGCACCGGGCGGTTCGCCGACCCGCACGCGGTCTGGGTCGACGCCGGCTCCGGCCGGGAGACCCGGGTCAGCTTCGACAAGGCGGTCATCGCCGCCGGCACCCGACCCGCCCGCCCGGACAGCGTCGACTTCGACGACCGGACCATCGTCGACTCCGACGGCGTCATCAACCTCCAGGCCGTGCCCCGCAGCATGGTGGTCGTCGGGGCCGGCGTGATCGGGATGGAGTACGCGTCGATGTTCGCCGCCCTCGGCACGAAGGTGACGGTGGTCGAGCGCCGCGACGGGATGCTCGACTTCTGCGACGACGAGATCGTCGAGTCCCTCAAGTACCACCTGCGGGACCTGTCGGTGACCTTCCGCTTCGGCGAGGAGGTGGCCGCGGTGGAGAAGCACCGCACCGCCGCGCTCTGCGTGCTGCGCAGCGGCAAGAAGATCGTCGCCGACACGGTGATGTACTCCGCCGGCCGGCAGGGGCAGACCGACGACCTCGCGCTGGAGGCGGCCGGGCTCACCGCCGACCACCGTGGCCGGATCGAGGTCGACGCCAACTACCGCACCGCGGTCGACACCATCTACGCCGTCGGCGACGTCATCGGGTTCCCGGCGCTCGCGTCCACCTCGATGGAACAGGGCCGGCTGGCCGCGCAGCACGCCTGCGGCGAACCGGCCCGCACCATGTCGGAGCTGCAACCGATCGGCATCTACACCATCCCGGAGATCAGCTTCGTCGGGAAGACCGAGGACGAGCTGACCGAGGCATCCACCCCGTTCGAGGTGGGCATCGCCCGCTACCGGGAACTCGCCCGGGGGCAGATCGTCGGCGACTCGTACGGCATGCTCAAACTGCTCGTCTCCCCGGACGACGGGCGACTGCTCGGGGTGCACGTGTTCGGCACCGGCGCCACCGAGATCGTCCACATCGGGCAGGCCGTCATGGGTTGCGGCGGCACCGTCGACTATCTGCTCGACGCGGTGTTCAACTATCCGACGCTCGCCGAGGCGTACAAGGTGGCGGCGCTTGACGCCGCCAACAAGATCCGCAACATCACCCGGATCGACGGCTGA
- a CDS encoding ABC transporter ATP-binding protein, with amino-acid sequence MSERTERSEGHERMPSQHSSEKAVFSVEDLTVTVGTRRGPARAVAGVSWQVRAGETFALVGESGSGKSMTLLAATGLAPRAATVTGRVRLLDTELSALPDDRRRKLRGRHVGFVFQDPMTSLNPVLPVGRQVTEAAEEHLGLTRRAARARAVELLDLVGIPSAAQRVDAFPHQFSGGMRQRVVIAMALACEPDLLIADEPTTALDVTTQAQIVELVADLQRRLGTAVVWVTHDLGVVAGIADTVAVMYGGRIVEQGPVDDVFDAPGHPYTRALLAARPDPDRRGEDLVAIPGAPPSPLDLPPGCAFWPRCPVRADPRCEHELPPLTPVGAGHTVRTFYPGETS; translated from the coding sequence ATGAGCGAGCGCACCGAGCGGAGCGAGGGCCACGAGCGCATGCCCAGCCAGCACAGCAGCGAGAAGGCCGTGTTCTCGGTCGAGGACCTCACCGTCACCGTCGGCACCCGGCGCGGGCCGGCCAGGGCGGTGGCCGGGGTGTCCTGGCAGGTCCGCGCCGGGGAGACGTTCGCGCTCGTCGGCGAGTCCGGCAGCGGCAAGAGCATGACGCTGCTCGCGGCCACCGGCCTGGCGCCGCGCGCCGCGACGGTCACCGGCCGGGTGCGGCTGCTCGACACCGAGCTGAGCGCGCTGCCCGACGACCGCCGCCGCAAGCTGCGCGGCCGGCACGTCGGGTTCGTGTTCCAGGACCCGATGACGTCGCTCAACCCGGTGCTGCCGGTGGGCCGGCAGGTCACCGAGGCGGCCGAGGAACACCTGGGGCTGACCCGCCGTGCCGCCCGCGCCCGGGCGGTGGAGCTGCTCGACCTGGTGGGCATCCCGTCCGCCGCGCAGCGGGTGGACGCCTTCCCGCACCAGTTCTCCGGCGGCATGCGCCAGCGCGTCGTCATCGCCATGGCGCTCGCGTGCGAGCCGGACCTGCTGATCGCCGACGAGCCGACCACCGCGCTCGACGTGACCACCCAGGCGCAGATCGTCGAGCTGGTCGCCGACCTGCAACGGCGGCTCGGCACCGCGGTCGTCTGGGTCACCCACGACCTGGGCGTGGTCGCCGGCATCGCGGACACCGTCGCGGTGATGTACGGCGGACGGATCGTCGAGCAGGGGCCGGTCGACGACGTGTTCGACGCGCCGGGCCACCCGTACACCCGGGCCCTGCTCGCGGCCCGGCCGGACCCGGACCGGCGGGGCGAGGATCTGGTGGCGATCCCGGGCGCCCCGCCGAGCCCGCTCGACCTGCCGCCGGGTTGCGCGTTCTGGCCGCGGTGCCCGGTGCGCGCCGACCCCCGGTGCGAGCACGAGCTGCCCCCGCTGACGCCGGTCGGGGCCGGGCACACCGTCCGCACCTTCTACCCGGGAGAGACGTCATGA
- a CDS encoding ABC transporter ATP-binding protein, producing the protein MTAADVVAELDDLAVHFPTPAGLVRAVDGVTLAVRRGETLGLVGESGSGKSTAGLALMRLVDPTAGRVRVAGADVTRLSRRRLRGMRRHVAMVFQDPQASLDPRRTVGDSIAEPLTVHRLASSAAARRDRVAELLDLVGLRADTAGRHPHELSGGQRQRVGVARALAGEPDLIVLDEPIASLDLSVQAQIMNLLRHLQRDLGLTYLFIAHDLSAVEHMSDRIAVMYLGRIVETGPPERIYRRPAHPYTAALLSAVPVADPRVERERRRIVLSGDIPSPVDPPSGCRFRTRCPQARPECAETDPALAEVGADHHAACLFPLDGERHPAAGPAARATGEARDAGEPGGGTA; encoded by the coding sequence ATGACTGCCGCGGACGTGGTCGCCGAACTGGACGACCTGGCGGTGCACTTCCCGACCCCCGCGGGCCTGGTCCGCGCCGTCGACGGCGTCACCCTGGCGGTACGCCGGGGCGAGACGCTCGGTCTGGTGGGCGAGTCGGGCAGCGGCAAGTCCACCGCCGGTCTGGCGTTGATGCGACTTGTCGACCCGACCGCCGGGCGGGTCCGGGTGGCCGGCGCGGACGTGACCCGCCTGTCCCGGCGTCGCCTGCGCGGCATGCGCCGGCACGTGGCCATGGTCTTCCAGGACCCGCAGGCGTCGCTGGACCCGCGTCGCACGGTCGGGGACAGCATCGCCGAGCCGCTGACCGTGCACCGGCTGGCGTCGTCCGCCGCCGCCCGCCGGGACCGGGTGGCCGAGCTGCTGGACCTGGTCGGCCTGCGCGCCGACACCGCCGGCCGGCACCCGCACGAGCTGTCCGGTGGCCAGCGCCAACGGGTCGGGGTGGCCCGCGCGCTGGCCGGCGAGCCGGACCTGATCGTCCTGGACGAGCCGATCGCCTCGCTCGACCTGAGCGTGCAGGCGCAGATCATGAACCTGCTCCGGCACCTGCAACGCGACCTCGGGCTGACCTACCTGTTCATCGCGCACGACCTGTCCGCCGTGGAGCACATGAGCGACCGGATCGCGGTGATGTACCTCGGTCGCATCGTCGAGACCGGCCCGCCGGAGCGGATCTACCGGCGGCCGGCCCACCCGTACACGGCCGCGCTGCTGTCGGCGGTGCCGGTGGCCGATCCGCGGGTCGAGCGGGAACGCCGCCGCATCGTTCTCTCCGGCGACATCCCCAGCCCGGTGGACCCGCCCAGCGGCTGCCGCTTCCGTACCCGCTGCCCGCAGGCCCGCCCGGAGTGCGCCGAGACCGACCCGGCGCTGGCCGAGGTCGGCGCCGACCACCACGCGGCCTGCCTGTTCCCGCTCGACGGCGAGCGGCACCCGGCCGCCGGGCCGGCGGCCCGTGCCACCGGCGAGGCCCGCGACGCGGGCGAGCCCGGCGGCGGCACGGCGTAG
- a CDS encoding ABC transporter permease — MSGASESTGRRVLDALRRDPLAVGGTVVLLLLVVVGVAGPWLAPAGVNDVDVDQMLRPPSGSHLFGTDELGRDVLSRVLVAARVSLEVGAVSVGIALVAGVTLGLFAGYYRGWLDSVLMRCMDVLFAFPVLLLAVAIVAVLGPGLLTAMVAIGVVYTPIFARITRAGVLSVREQVFVRAAVSIGASDLRIMRRHVLPNIAAPLIVQTSLSLAFAILSEAALSFLGLGIQPPAPAWGRMLFDGRGFVTDAWWLGVFPGAAIFLTVLAFNLVGDALRDVLDPRQLTVSEARRGTTA; from the coding sequence GTGAGCGGCGCATCCGAGAGCACCGGACGCCGGGTCCTGGACGCGCTGCGCCGCGACCCGCTCGCCGTCGGCGGCACGGTCGTCCTGCTGCTGCTGGTCGTGGTGGGCGTCGCCGGCCCGTGGCTGGCCCCGGCCGGCGTCAACGACGTCGACGTGGACCAGATGCTGCGACCACCGAGCGGATCGCACCTGTTCGGCACCGACGAGTTGGGCCGGGACGTGCTCAGCCGGGTGCTGGTCGCGGCCCGCGTCTCGCTCGAGGTCGGCGCGGTGAGCGTCGGCATCGCGCTGGTGGCCGGCGTGACGCTCGGGTTGTTCGCCGGCTACTACCGGGGCTGGCTGGACAGCGTGCTGATGCGCTGCATGGACGTGCTGTTCGCGTTCCCGGTGCTGCTGCTCGCGGTGGCCATCGTGGCGGTGCTGGGCCCCGGCCTGCTCACCGCCATGGTCGCCATCGGCGTGGTCTACACGCCGATCTTCGCCCGGATCACCCGGGCCGGCGTCCTCTCCGTCCGCGAGCAGGTCTTCGTCCGGGCGGCCGTCTCCATCGGCGCGTCGGACCTGCGCATCATGCGTCGGCACGTGCTGCCGAACATCGCCGCGCCGCTGATCGTGCAGACGTCGCTGTCGCTGGCGTTCGCGATCCTCTCCGAGGCGGCGCTGTCCTTCCTCGGCCTGGGCATCCAACCGCCGGCCCCGGCCTGGGGGCGGATGCTCTTCGACGGGCGCGGGTTCGTCACCGACGCCTGGTGGCTGGGCGTGTTCCCGGGCGCGGCGATCTTCCTGACCGTGCTCGCGTTCAACCTGGTCGGCGACGCGCTGCGGGACGTGCTCGACCCGCGCCAGCTCACCGTCAGCGAAGCCCGGAGGGGTACCACCGCATGA
- a CDS encoding ROK family transcriptional regulator: MDARRTTVRDMRRANRSVLLTRIWLDGPLSRHELGQSTALSLASVSNLVGEMIAEGLVEEAGSVESDGGRPRVLLRVAPGYGYLVGADVGETRVQVELFDLNMTALAKAEYPIAAAEPDPARVADHLRHGLAAVTEQSGVDPAAVLGFGVAVAGTVERTADAVVHAQTLGWDGVPLGAMLRAGTDVPVHVDNGAKTLGQAEMWFGAGRGVRHAVVALVGSGVGASVVADGVGYRGAHSSAGEWGHTTIVYGGRRCRCGNHGCLEAYVGAEGVLDRFRQANRGRPAAGGDEETAFGELLRATGRTAAKVIDETVGYLGAGVANLVNLFNPERVVLGGWAGLALGERHLPAIRAATARHALRQPYAQTSIELCRLGPDAVAMGAATLPMTRLLRDGGVPREPAFRPAPPARRPRGR, translated from the coding sequence GTGGACGCCAGACGCACCACGGTGCGCGACATGCGCCGGGCCAACCGGTCGGTCCTGCTCACCCGGATCTGGCTGGACGGCCCGCTCAGCCGGCACGAGCTGGGGCAGTCGACCGCGCTGAGCCTGGCCAGCGTGAGCAACCTGGTCGGCGAGATGATCGCCGAAGGGCTGGTCGAGGAGGCCGGCTCGGTCGAGTCCGACGGCGGGCGCCCCCGGGTGCTGCTGCGCGTCGCCCCCGGCTACGGCTACCTGGTCGGCGCCGACGTGGGCGAGACCCGGGTGCAGGTCGAGCTGTTCGACCTGAACATGACCGCGTTGGCAAAGGCGGAATACCCGATCGCCGCCGCCGAGCCCGACCCGGCGCGGGTCGCCGACCACCTGCGGCACGGCCTCGCCGCGGTGACCGAGCAGTCCGGCGTCGACCCGGCCGCGGTGCTCGGCTTCGGCGTCGCCGTCGCCGGCACGGTCGAGCGCACCGCCGACGCCGTCGTGCACGCCCAGACCCTCGGCTGGGACGGCGTCCCGCTCGGCGCGATGCTGCGCGCCGGCACCGACGTCCCGGTGCACGTCGACAACGGCGCCAAGACGCTCGGCCAGGCCGAGATGTGGTTCGGCGCCGGTCGGGGCGTCCGGCACGCGGTGGTCGCCCTGGTCGGCTCCGGCGTGGGCGCCTCCGTGGTCGCCGACGGCGTCGGCTACCGCGGCGCGCACAGCAGCGCCGGCGAGTGGGGTCACACCACCATCGTGTACGGGGGGCGGCGCTGTCGCTGCGGCAACCACGGCTGCCTCGAGGCGTACGTCGGGGCGGAGGGGGTGCTCGACCGGTTCCGGCAGGCCAACCGGGGTCGACCGGCGGCCGGCGGGGACGAGGAGACCGCGTTCGGCGAGCTGCTGCGCGCCACCGGCCGCACCGCCGCGAAGGTGATCGACGAGACGGTCGGCTACCTGGGCGCCGGCGTCGCGAACCTGGTGAACCTGTTCAACCCCGAGCGGGTGGTGCTCGGCGGCTGGGCCGGGCTGGCGCTCGGCGAGCGCCACCTGCCGGCGATCCGCGCGGCCACCGCGCGGCACGCGCTGCGCCAGCCGTACGCGCAGACCTCGATCGAGCTGTGCCGGCTCGGACCGGACGCGGTCGCGATGGGCGCGGCCACCCTGCCGATGACCCGGCTGCTGCGCGACGGCGGCGTGCCCCGCGAACCGGCGTTCCGCCCGGCACCACCGGCGCGACGGCCGCGCGGACGCTGA
- a CDS encoding gamma-glutamyltransferase family protein, giving the protein MTFTTRPTLRGTFGMVSSTHWLASQSAMGVLERGGNAFDAAVAAGFVLHVVEPHLNGPGGEVPAVLATAGDPTPRVLCGQGPAPAGATVAHFRALGLDLVPGSGPLAAVVPGAVDAWLLLLRDHGTRSLDEVLAPAIGYAAAGHPLVGAAGQTIDRVRALFTEHWPTSAHLWLRHGRPPAPGEMVTNPAYAETLRRLVDAGRAAGADRTAQIEAARRAWREGFVAEAVDSFSRLPFRDSSGRPHAGLVTGDDLAGWSATWEEPVTLDWRGHTVAKTGFWGQGPVLLQTLATLDALDDPAALDPSTVDGMHAQAEALKLAFADREAWYGDTDVPGGALLSPGYARERAALIGDRASTALRPGRPAGASPRLPAHLHADAARRAGPPDPTTGEPTVRADGVTRGDTCHVDVVDRWGNIISATPSGGWLQSSPVIPELGFPLGSRLQMCWLEEGLASTLRPGRRPRTTLSPTLVLRDGEPVLACGTPGGDQQDQWQLLFLLRHLAGGVELQEAIDAPAWHTTSLPASFHPREIEPGVLVVEDRIDPDVLAALGARGHTVRRSGPWSLGRLCAVTRDPRTGVLSAAANPRGAQGYATGR; this is encoded by the coding sequence ATGACGTTCACCACCCGGCCGACGCTGCGCGGTACGTTCGGCATGGTCTCCTCGACGCACTGGCTGGCCAGCCAGTCCGCGATGGGCGTGCTGGAGCGCGGCGGGAACGCCTTCGACGCCGCGGTCGCCGCCGGGTTCGTGCTGCACGTGGTCGAGCCGCACCTCAACGGCCCCGGCGGCGAAGTGCCGGCCGTGCTGGCCACCGCCGGCGATCCCACCCCGAGGGTGCTCTGCGGCCAGGGTCCGGCCCCGGCCGGCGCCACCGTCGCGCACTTCCGCGCGCTCGGTCTGGACCTGGTGCCCGGCTCCGGCCCGCTGGCCGCGGTGGTGCCCGGCGCGGTGGACGCCTGGCTGCTGTTGCTGCGGGACCACGGCACCCGTTCCCTCGACGAGGTGCTGGCACCGGCGATCGGCTACGCCGCCGCCGGCCATCCGCTCGTCGGGGCCGCCGGGCAGACCATCGACCGGGTCCGGGCGCTGTTCACCGAGCACTGGCCGACCTCCGCGCATCTCTGGCTGCGCCACGGCCGGCCACCGGCGCCGGGGGAGATGGTCACCAACCCGGCGTACGCGGAGACGCTGCGCCGGCTCGTCGACGCCGGCCGGGCGGCGGGGGCGGACCGGACCGCGCAGATCGAGGCGGCCCGGCGCGCCTGGCGGGAGGGTTTCGTCGCCGAGGCGGTCGACAGCTTCAGCCGTCTTCCGTTCCGCGACTCCAGCGGCCGGCCGCACGCCGGGCTGGTCACCGGCGACGACCTGGCCGGCTGGTCGGCCACCTGGGAGGAGCCGGTCACGCTCGACTGGCGTGGGCACACGGTGGCGAAAACCGGTTTCTGGGGCCAGGGTCCGGTGCTGCTGCAGACGCTCGCGACGCTCGACGCGCTTGACGATCCCGCCGCGCTCGATCCGTCCACCGTGGACGGGATGCACGCCCAGGCCGAGGCGCTCAAGCTCGCCTTCGCCGACCGGGAGGCGTGGTACGGCGACACCGACGTGCCGGGCGGGGCGCTGCTGTCGCCCGGATACGCGCGGGAGCGGGCCGCGCTGATCGGTGACCGTGCCTCGACCGCGTTGCGCCCGGGCCGCCCGGCGGGCGCGTCGCCGCGACTGCCGGCGCACCTGCACGCCGACGCCGCCCGGCGGGCCGGCCCGCCGGATCCCACCACGGGCGAGCCCACGGTCCGGGCCGACGGGGTGACCCGCGGCGACACCTGTCACGTCGACGTGGTCGACCGGTGGGGCAACATCATCTCGGCCACGCCGAGCGGCGGGTGGTTGCAGAGTTCGCCGGTCATCCCGGAGCTGGGCTTCCCCCTGGGCAGCCGGTTGCAGATGTGCTGGCTGGAGGAGGGGCTCGCCTCGACGCTGCGGCCGGGCCGGCGTCCGCGTACCACGTTGAGCCCGACGCTCGTGCTGCGCGACGGCGAGCCGGTGCTGGCCTGCGGCACGCCCGGCGGTGACCAGCAGGACCAGTGGCAGTTGTTGTTCCTGCTGCGCCACCTGGCCGGCGGCGTGGAGTTGCAGGAGGCGATCGACGCCCCGGCGTGGCACACCACGAGCCTGCCGGCCTCGTTCCACCCCCGCGAGATCGAGCCGGGCGTGCTGGTGGTGGAGGACCGGATCGACCCGGACGTGCTGGCCGCGCTGGGCGCGCGGGGGCACACCGTCCGCCGTTCCGGCCCGTGGAGCCTGGGCCGGCTGTGCGCGGTCACCCGGGACCCGCGCACCGGCGTCCTGTCCGCCGCCGCGAACCCCCGCGGCGCCCAGGGCTACGCCACCGGCCGCTGA
- a CDS encoding ricin-type beta-trefoil lectin domain protein: MSPTTVPRLAGRVALTLCLTAGALVPTTAAHAAGETVNIWLTTTSDAGGRTVTRGLQQQSPTSFAPTSAGATHTITVDENTRYQPFEGAGASITDTTAHLLRGGAVSATTRDAVMRKLFSPTDGIGLSFVRNPIGASDLSRPGNVSLDDTCCDLNDFGANGYDTNVELLTAQARQLNPALRVMVVPWSAPGWMKDNGRMDQMGWLKWEHYATYAQYLVKTIQAYAARGVKVDYLSVQNEPNCCQSGNPTAMDYPGMSWNASGLVELTKNFVYPAFRAAGLTTKVLVHDWNYGDYATMGAGLLGDSGVRDDPLFGGIAWHGYFGDPAVGSQVRGQYPAVPQFSTEHSGGTWITNQHNEDMADIVTYARNWSRSVVKWSLAVNQNMGPHNGGCGTCTGLITVQEGGARAGQVDYTIEYYTTGHLTKFVRPGATRIDSTANGAVPNVAYRNPDGSKALLAHNGGTSAQSVRVVWGGQSFTYTLPARTTATFTWSGTPSGGGPTPTGPVTGIGGKCLDVTDNASADGTPAQIWSCTGGTNQQWTRAADGTLRALGKCLDVAGGGTADGTKVQLWTCNGTAAQQWTWTAGRDLVNPQANKCLDVTGNTSADGTKTQVWSCTGGANQKWTLPS; the protein is encoded by the coding sequence GTGTCCCCCACCACCGTTCCCCGCCTCGCCGGCCGCGTCGCCCTGACGCTCTGCCTCACCGCCGGCGCCCTCGTCCCCACCACCGCGGCCCACGCCGCCGGCGAGACCGTCAACATCTGGCTCACCACCACCTCCGACGCCGGCGGCCGGACCGTCACCCGGGGGCTGCAACAGCAGAGCCCGACGAGCTTCGCCCCCACCAGCGCCGGCGCCACCCACACCATCACCGTCGACGAGAACACCCGGTACCAGCCGTTCGAGGGCGCCGGCGCGTCCATCACCGACACCACCGCCCACCTGCTGCGCGGCGGCGCGGTCAGCGCCACCACCCGGGACGCGGTGATGCGCAAGCTGTTCAGCCCCACCGACGGCATCGGGCTGTCGTTCGTGCGCAACCCGATCGGCGCGTCCGACCTGTCCCGCCCCGGCAACGTCTCCCTCGACGACACCTGCTGCGACCTCAACGACTTCGGGGCGAACGGCTACGACACGAACGTCGAGCTGCTCACCGCGCAGGCCCGGCAGCTCAACCCGGCGCTGCGGGTGATGGTGGTGCCGTGGAGCGCCCCCGGCTGGATGAAGGACAACGGCCGGATGGACCAGATGGGCTGGCTGAAGTGGGAGCACTACGCCACCTACGCCCAATACCTGGTCAAGACCATCCAGGCGTACGCGGCGCGCGGCGTGAAGGTCGACTACCTGTCGGTGCAGAACGAGCCGAACTGCTGCCAGTCCGGCAACCCCACCGCGATGGACTACCCGGGCATGAGCTGGAACGCCTCCGGCCTGGTCGAACTGACCAAGAACTTCGTCTACCCGGCGTTCCGGGCCGCCGGCCTCACCACCAAGGTGCTCGTGCACGACTGGAACTACGGCGACTACGCCACCATGGGCGCCGGGTTGCTCGGCGACTCCGGCGTGCGTGACGACCCGCTCTTCGGCGGCATCGCCTGGCACGGCTACTTCGGCGACCCGGCGGTCGGCAGCCAGGTCCGCGGGCAGTATCCGGCGGTGCCGCAGTTCAGCACCGAGCACTCCGGCGGCACCTGGATCACCAACCAGCACAACGAGGACATGGCCGACATCGTCACCTACGCCCGGAACTGGAGCCGCAGCGTGGTGAAGTGGAGCCTCGCGGTCAACCAGAACATGGGCCCGCACAACGGCGGCTGCGGCACCTGCACCGGCCTGATCACCGTGCAGGAGGGCGGCGCCCGGGCCGGCCAGGTCGACTACACCATCGAGTACTACACCACCGGGCACCTGACCAAGTTCGTCCGGCCCGGCGCGACCCGGATCGACTCCACCGCCAACGGCGCCGTGCCGAACGTCGCCTACCGCAACCCGGACGGCTCCAAGGCGCTGCTCGCGCACAACGGCGGCACCTCGGCGCAGTCGGTGCGGGTGGTGTGGGGCGGGCAGTCCTTCACCTACACGCTGCCGGCCCGCACCACCGCCACGTTCACCTGGTCCGGCACCCCGTCCGGCGGCGGCCCGACGCCGACCGGCCCGGTCACCGGCATCGGCGGCAAGTGCCTGGACGTCACCGACAACGCCAGCGCCGACGGCACGCCGGCGCAGATCTGGAGCTGCACCGGCGGGACCAACCAGCAGTGGACCCGGGCCGCCGACGGCACGCTCCGGGCGCTCGGCAAGTGCCTGGACGTGGCCGGTGGCGGCACCGCCGACGGCACGAAGGTGCAGCTCTGGACCTGCAACGGCACCGCCGCCCAGCAGTGGACCTGGACCGCCGGGCGGGACCTGGTCAACCCGCAGGCGAACAAGTGCCTCGACGTCACCGGCAACACCTCCGCCGACGGGACGAAGACGCAGGTGTGGAGTTGCACCGGCGGCGCCAACCAGAAGTGGACGCTGCCGTCCTGA